The Tenrec ecaudatus isolate mTenEca1 chromosome 4, mTenEca1.hap1, whole genome shotgun sequence region tgaggcccggccattacttggaatttattagcctgagctctgggcattcttgtaccccagcctacgtgataGAGCACTGCagttgtaaagcttgagcaaacaaggggtgatgctctttagataaacacccatgtcctgcatccccttgattgggcaaaagatcatcctcccctatgcttgatttgcatgtacatgccactcctctgcgtacctgattgaagactgtaagcccttcctgactcatgggcagggcacactcccctgaactccctgattggcctgttgccaaggtagcctaatctgcatgtgcgtcTGAGgctacctcccctcccccttggcTGTCCCTTATAAGctatgactctttgttcattaaaacaggacttgatcaggatattgtcttgtcctcattctccgtgtctCTTgaaccaccccccatcccccacaattcccactctctcctccagaatCCATGGTGaacgtcccgcgggacgggataCCACTTCATGTGTGTCAGTGCAGGAGAGGGTTAAAATtggaatgatgtcacagaaaaaatGGTGAATGACATTGGAATTGCAGAAATGCAAGGTGTAAATGGCCAGCACAGTAATACAGGAATCAAAAACACCAATCAAGTAGGATGCAGTGATGAGACAGCGGCAGAGGAATGGGGACATAATGACTGGGTATTGTAGCGGATTGCAGATAGCTACATAGCGATCATAGGCCATTGCagagagaagaaaacattttGTGGCACACAATAACATAAAGAAATACATTCGAGCAAAACAGCCTCCAAATGAAATATGTTTGGTGGAAGCTATTAGGTTTTCTAAGGTTTTAGGGGTAATGACTGATGAGTAGCTGAGATCAAGGAACGACAGGTGACTGAGGAAGAAATACATGGGCGTGTGCAGCTGGAGGTCCAGGCGGATGATGAGGATCATCCCTGTGTTTCCCAGCACAGTAACCAGGTAGATGAGGAGAAACAGATGAAAGAGGACCAGCCAGACCTCTTCAGAGTCTGTCAGTCCCATGAGGATGAAGTCAGGGACGTTCGTGCTGTTCCTTCTACCCATAGTTTACAACTTCCTAGATCTATAGAAGAAAGTTGGTATTCAGCATGGGacccttcattcaggttttgctTGTTTTCTCCTTCTATAAATTCATAAAAAGAGTGGATTGTACAGACGAGATCTAATTTATTGCCACCTTTAAATGGGTATTAATGGTATTGGATACTCTATAATAGAATGGAGCAACTATTATGCCATTAGAATGAAACTACCAATGCTCCAATTCTTCTCTTTATTAACATCTTTAAACCCCAGGAAATATGTTAACAAAGCTTAACTCTCATATGAATTTTTACATAATACACTGGGGTAATAGTTGAATGAATTTTTCCAGATTCCCAAAGAGTAATTGTTGATTAAATGATTCCACCATGTGGCCGATATTACCAAGAATCCTTGCAATACTATTTTCTTGGTTATCATTACATTCAACATCCCGAGGCAAGGCATATGTGGGTGGTAAACAATGGCAGAAACACATCCCTTACTGCTTTTTGTTTCCAATGTTATTTATTATATGTAGTAGTTTCGTATTGGGCTCCTTcttataaagtcagcagtttgagaccaccggtcactcttggggagaaagactctgtttctattcctgtaaatttcAGAGCCTCACACAGGCAGATCTTTCTGATCCTATAGGGTTGCACTGAGTGGGAAACACCTGGCAAATTAGATACATCAACCATTTGGATGTTTTATTAAAATGTGAATTATAAAATATGTATTGGAAATACAGAATATGTATTTCAAGTAGAGTAGGTTGATGCATCTTTTTCTAGGTATTCTCCTCTATGTGCATAAAATGCTAATATTATCAGCTCTGCATCGTCTCCTGATATTATCCttcaaaaatgaaaattaatCGTGTCTTAAGTTAGATTAGCATTTGA contains the following coding sequences:
- the LOC142446421 gene encoding olfactory receptor 8H1-like isoform X2 translates to MGRRNSTNVPDFILMGLTDSEEVWLVLFHLFLLIYLVTVLGNTGMILIIRLDLQLHTPMYFFLSHLSFLDLSYSSVITPKTLENLIASTKHISFGGCFARMYFFMLLCATKCFLLSAMAYDRYVAICNPLQYPVIMSPFLCRCLITASYLIGVFDSCITVLAIYTLHFCNSNVIHHFFCDIIPILTLSCTDTHEVVSLEFLIFILAGSTLVVSLITIGVSYASILSTILKINSTSGKQRAFSTCASHLLGVTIFYGTMIFTCLKPRSSYSLGKDQVASVFYTIVIPMLNPLIYSLRIKEVKKAVIRFLKKKESIIHVR
- the LOC142446421 gene encoding olfactory receptor 8H1-like isoform X1 codes for the protein MGRRNSTNVPDFILMGLTDSEEVWLVLFHLFLLIYLVTVLGNTGMILIIRLDLQLHTPMYFFLSHLSFLDLSYSSVITPKTLENLIASTKHISFGGCFARMYFFMLLCATKCFLLSAMAYDRYVAICNPLQYPVIMSPFLCRCLITASYLIGVFDSCITVLAIYTLHFCNSNVIHHFFCDIIPILTLSCTDTHEFLIFILAGSTLVVSLITIGVSYASILSTILKINSTSGKQRAFSTCASHLLGVTIFYGTMIFTCLKPRSSYSLGKDQVASVFYTIVIPMLNPLIYSLRIKEVKKAVIRFLKKKESIIHVR